From a single Lolium rigidum isolate FL_2022 chromosome 7, APGP_CSIRO_Lrig_0.1, whole genome shotgun sequence genomic region:
- the LOC124672560 gene encoding disease resistance protein RGA5-like, whose protein sequence is MQLAAGAMRPLLSKLGKLLLDEYNLDTKVKKGVRSVTTELTMMEAALLKVAEVPRDQLDNQVWIWAGKVRELSYEMEDAVDAFMVRLEESADGEAPTMKNRVKKILKKATRLFKKGKDLHQISDAIEEAQELAKQLGELRLRYGHEMHDAGAAAVIDTRLIAMYKDVTELVGIEDTRDKVIRILIGDKEWKKQQLKAVSIVGFGGLGKTTLARAVYEKIKIQFDCWAFVTVSQSRDIKRVFKDMLYELDMNKYEGIHQTARGEKQLLNLLVEFLKNKRYVIVIDDIWDEQVWRFLKCAFSQNSIGSRLITTTRKVNVSEACSSSSTEDIIYRLKPLSDDDSQRLFYRRIFKSETGCPDEFEQVSRGILKKCGGVPLAIITIASLLASNQKIKTKDQWYVLLNSIGRGLAEGDSIDDMQRILSFSYYDLPSHLKTCFLYLSIFPEDYQISRNRVIWRWIAEGFVQPDKYGTRMFELGEGYFNELINRSMIQPVNIDSEGRAKACHVHDMMLDLILSLSDEANFVTILDGTQRSTPNPQRKMRRLSLQNGMEDTSAPQLATASMSRVRSVALFQHAICVMPPLWKFEVLRVLDLEGCDMPESWYKINLKYIGNLLHLRYLRLNDSYIRELPVEIGKLQYLLVLDLLGSGIVQLPSSVILLTYLLSLRINFYTKMPFEIGKLLSLEELSTLRMDSNIAKELGHLTELRMLQIVWEERETDGSLEKVIVESLGHLRKLQTLLIVDAYSGEGVIMLDGWVPAPQLRSFSSGVMFSRLPTWVNSSSVPLLSSLHIDVGELKQRDIQVIGRLPVLLDLWLTAKGDAGIEFLPEEPFVVSADSFPYIKECRFYGLQILPSMFPRGAMPMVQSLRFTVRLSSMVDAEWDFDMKNLPSLEQVDVDFSCNGGCPEAAKEPEAALWQFAADTMRRLTADALRFAADEHPNRPYLLIH, encoded by the exons ATGCAGCTCGCGGCGGGAGCGATGCGGCCCCTCCTTAGCAAGCTCGGCAAGCTGCTATTGGATGAATATAATCTTGATACGAAGGTGAAGAAAGGCGTCAGGTCTGTCACAACTGAGTTGACCATGATGGAGGCTGCCCTCCTCAAGGTGGCTGAAGTACCACGAGATCAGCTGGACAATCAGGTCTGGATCTGGGCAGGAAAAGTACGGGAGTTATCGTACGAGATGGAGGACGCCGTCGACGCGTTCATGGTGCGTCTGGAGGAATCCGCTGACGGTGAGGCCCCCACAATGAAGAATAGAGTCAAGAAGATTCTGAAGAAGGCCACTAGATTATTCAAAAAAGGCAAGGATCTACATCAGATCTCCGACGCcatcgaagaagcccaggaacttGCCAAGCAATTGGGCGAGCTGCGCCTAAGATACGGACACGAGATGCATGATGCCGGTGCCGCGGCTGTCATTGACACTCGGCTAATAGCTATGTACAAAGATGTGACAGAGCTTGTTGGCATCGAGGACACACGAGACAAGGTGATCAGGATATTGATAGGAGACAAGGAGTGGAAGAAGCAACAACTGAAGGCAGTATCTATTGTTGGATTTGGCGGATTGGGTAAGACCACTCTTGCCAGAGCAGTGTATGAGAAGATCAAAATTCAATTTGACTGTTGGGCTTTTGTCACGGTGTCTCAAAGTCGTGACATAAAAAGGGTTTTTAAAGATATGCTCTATGAACTTGACATGAACAAGTATGAAGGAATTCATCAGACTGCAAGGGGTGAGAAGCAGCTCCTCAACCTACTCGTTGAATTCCTCAAGAACAAGAG GTACGTCATCGTAATTGATGACATATGGGATGAACAAGTGTGGAGATTTCTCAAGTGTGCTTTCTCTCAGAACAGCATTGGTAGTCGGCTAATCACAACAACCCGCAAAGTTAATGTCTCTGAAGCATGTAGCTCTTCCAGCACTGAAGATATAATTTACAGATTGAAACCACTTTCTGATGATGACTCCCAAAGGCTCTTCTATAGAAGAATTTTTAAAAGCGAGACAGGATGTCCTGATGAATTTGAGCAAGTATCCAGAGGTATCTTGAAGAAATGTGGTGGAGTACCATTGGCCATTATTACCATAGCAAGTCTTTTGGCTAGTAACCAAAAGATTAAAACAAAAGACCAGTGGTATGTTTTGCTCAATTCTATTGGTCGTGGGCTTGCTGAAGGTGATAGTATTGACGACATGCAAAGAATATTGTCATTTAGCTACTATGATCTGCCTTCACATCTGAAGACTTGTTTTTTATATCTGAGTATATTCCCGGAAGACTATCAGATTTCCAGAAATCGGGTTATATGGAGGTGGATAGCGGAAGGTTTCGTACAACCTGATAAATATGGAACTAGAATGTTTGAGCTCGGGGAAGGTTACTTCAATGAACTGATAAACAGAAGTATGATTCAGCCGGTAAACATTGACAGTGAAGGCAGAGCAAAAGCTTGTCATGTTCATGACATGATGCTCGACCTCATTCTTTCTTTGTCAGATGAAGCAAACTTTGTTACTATATTGGATGGTACTCAGCGTAGCACACCAAATCCTCAAAGGAAGATGCGCAGATTATCTCTCCAAAATGGCATGGAAGATACTTCTGCCCCTCAGCTCGCTACCGCGAGCATGTCACGGGTCAGATCAGTTGCTCTGTTTCAACATGCAATTTGTGTTATGCCACCCCTCTGGAAATTTGAAGTTCTGCGTGTGTTGGACTTGGAAGGTTGTGATATGCCAGAAAGTTGGTACAAGATCAATCTTAAGTATATCGGGAACCTATTACATCTGAGGTACCTAAGACTAAATGATTCATATATTCGAGAGCTCCCAGTGGAAATTGGAAAGCTGCAATATTTGCTAGTGTTGGACTTATTAGGATCTGGTATAGTTCAGTTGCCGTCAAGTGTTATTCTGCTCACTTATTTATTGAGCCTGCGTATAAATTTTTACACAAAGATGCCGTTTGAGATTGGTAAATTGCTGTCCTTAGAAGAGCTGTCCACTCTGCGGATGGACAGTAACATTGCTAAAGAGTTGGGCCATCTCACTGAACTTAGGATGCTCCAGATCGTGTGGGAAGAAAGAGAAACTGATGGGAGTCTAGAAAAAGTGATTGTGGAGTCCTTAGGCCACCTGCGCAAACTGCAAACCCTACTTATTGTTGATGCGTATTCTGGCGAGGGTGTGATCATGCTAGATGGCTGGGTACCTGCTCCACAGCTCCGTTCATTTAGTTCAGGGGTTATGTTCTCGAGACTACCGACTTGGGTTAACTCATCGTCTGTTCCACTCCTCTCTAGCCTGCACATAGATGTCGGTGAATTGAAGCAGCGTGACATCCAGGTGATCGGGAGGCTGCCTGTTCTTCTTGATCTCTGGCTGACCGCGAAGGGAGATGCAGGCATTGAGTTTCTCCCGGAGGAACCGTTTGTGGTTAGCGCAGACTCATTCCCGTATATAAAAGAGTGCAGATTCTACGGTCTTCAGATTCTGCCATCAATGTTTCCAAGAGGAGCAATGCCAATGGTTCAGTCCCTTCGGTTCACCGTCAGATTATCGTCCATGGTGGATGCTGAGTGGGACTTCGACATGAAGAACCTCCCTTCCCTTGAGCAGGTTGATGTTGACTTCTCGTGTAACGGAGGCTGCCCTGAGGCGGCGAAGGAACCAGAGGCTGCGCTGTGGCAGTTCGCAGCAGACACCATGAGGCGGCTCACAGCAGACGCCCTGAGGTTCGCAGCAGACGAACATCCCAACCGCCCTTACCTTCTCATCCACTGA